The Verrucomicrobiota bacterium genomic sequence GCACGGCGAAGAGGCCGTTGGCGCTGGCCGGAGCGTTGCGCAAGGCTTCTTCGTTGGGCAGCGAAGCCATGACTTCGTCGGGACGCGTCACATTCACGAGCGGGAACGCATGGGCTGTCGGTTCGACCTGGCTGACGTCCAGTTGATTGAGTTTCTCCATGTAAGCCAGGATCTGC encodes the following:
- the gatC gene encoding Asp-tRNA(Asn)/Glu-tRNA(Gln) amidotransferase subunit GatC, which codes for MPAVEIDVNYVAHLARIAISPEEAEKLGAQVGQILAYMEKLNQLDVSQVEPTAHAFPLVNVTRPDEVMASLPNEEALRNAPASANGLFAVPKIVE